A genome region from Panicum virgatum strain AP13 chromosome 4K, P.virgatum_v5, whole genome shotgun sequence includes the following:
- the LOC120702693 gene encoding uncharacterized protein LOC120702693 — translation MIATIETPAPADPGRVPEAPTAAELGLAPGDVARPLAPRPAPLPYQAMLGSTAYERMRAEHPAEFAPASVFFTHDPRSAVDRRNSFRVKAALVYEAVTGHHVDDHMQRAGSLLLALAMECHARIQALAATGDAGAGGAPPEGGDAPPSPANPAAKGGKSNPPAEVTDEGLDETQKRVVDGVFLVVGFLPKLKEAIARSADRDGVDESFKSRHMQDIVTDVVKLENQLPLRDLLDVAAVAEAAVAATVARDEFKDVRDSIAGGGEYKLPFSKESFGDDVVHGFCWYYSPFASSNKAAAASPFKDVAADEDMATSTLLDCLHLSVVRPPHGAGVSATGRPARMPTARELRRSGVRLQAAENGRAEVEFAQPTVRLPALVHDFKLATVARNLLAREYEGQSKPVTRYFQMLNELAEDAADVRILRRAGVVRGGSSGGAQEVHGLIKSIDGHATYPSVYMAMDREIEKVKRYHDQRMTSFLVRNRPGVIWASSVAALSVVAIVAARRNRQG, via the coding sequence ATGATCGCAACAATCGAAACGCCCGCGCCAGCAGATCCCGGGCGCGTGCCGGAGGCGCCCACGGCCGCAGAGCTCGGGCTCGCGCCAGGCGACGTGGCCCGCCCCCTcgcaccccggccggcgccgctgccgtacCAGGCGATGCTGGGGTCGACGGCGTACGAGCGGATGCGCGCGGAGCACCCCGCGGAGTTCGCGCCGGCAAGCGTCTTCTTCACGCACGACCCGCGCAGCGCCGTCGACCGCCGGAACAGCTTCCGGGTCAAGGCCGCGCTCGTCTACGAGGCCGTCACGGGCCACCACGTCGACGACCACATGCAGCGCGCCggcagcctcctcctcgccctcgccATGGAATGCCATGCTAGGATCCAGGCACTGGCGGCCACCGGTGATGCAGGAGCAGGAGGTGCTCCGCCGGAGGGCGGGGATGCTCCTCCGAGTCCTGCAAACCCGGCCGCCAAGGGAGGCAAAAGCAACCCGCCGGCGGAGGTCACCGACGAGGGCCTGGACGAGACGCAGAAGCGAGTGGTCGACGGCGTCTTCCTCGTCGTCGGCTTCCTGCCCAAGCTCAAGGAGGCGATCGCCAGGAGCGCCGACCGCGACGGCGTCGACGAGAGCTTCAAGTCGCGGCACATGCAGGACATCGTCACGGACGTGGTCAAGCTCGAGAACCAGCTCCCGCTGCGGGACCTGCTCGATGTGGCCGCCGTCGCAGAGGCCGCCGTCGCGGCGACGGTCGCCCGCGACGAGTTCAAGGACGTCCGGGACTCCATTGCCGGTGGCGGCGAGTACAAGCTGCCCTTCAGCAAGGAAAGCTTCGGCGACGACGTGGTCCACGGCTTCTGCTGGTACTACTCGCCGTTCGCTTCCTCgaacaaggcggcggcggcgagcccgtTCAAGGACGTGGCCGCTGACGAGGACATGGCGACGAGCACGCTGCTCGactgcctgcacctgagcgtGGTGAGGCCGCCGCACGGCGCGGGCGTGAgcgccaccggccggccggctcgcATGCCCACGGCGCGGGAGCTCCGGCGGTCGGGGGTCCGGCTCCAGGCCGCCGAGAACGGCCGCGCCGAGGTCGAGTTCGCGCAGCCAACGGTGCGGCTGCCGGCGCTGGTGCACGACTTCAAGCTGGCCACGGTGGCCCGGAACCTGCTGGCGCGGGAGTACGAGGGGCAGAGCAAGCCGGTGACGCGCTACTTCCAGATGCTGAACGAGCTCGCGGAGGACGCCGCCGACGTCCGCATCCTCCGGCGCGCCGGCGTGGTCCGCGGCGGGTCGtccggcggcgcgcaggaggTGCACGGGCTGATCAAGAGCATCGACGGCCACGCGACGTACCCGTCCGTGTACATGGCCATGGACCGGGAGATCGAGAAGGTGAAGCGGTACCACGACCAGAGGATGACGAGCTTCCTCGTCCGCAACCGCCCCGGCGTGATCTGGGCCTCGTCGGTGGCCGCCCTCTCGGTGGTCGCCATCGTCGCCGCGAGGAGGAATCGGCAGGGGTGA
- the LOC120702695 gene encoding starch synthase 1, chloroplastic/amyloplastic-like isoform X2: MATPAVGAACLLLARAAGAPGPRRGGGGGDQARPRRPQRAVRRRCVAELSREGPAPRPMPQLAPPLVPGSLAPPRDEPEPAREPASTPPPVPDGGLGDLDLGLELEEIAENSINNTVVVESEQDSKIMVGKEQESEIMVGKEQARAKVTHSIVFVTGEASPYAKSGGLGDVCGSLPVALAARGHRVMVVMPRYLNGTSDKNYANAFYTKKHIRIPCFGGDHEVTFFHEYRDSVDWVFVDHPSYHRPGNLYGDKFGAYGDNQFRYTLLCYAACEAPLVLELGGYIYGQNCMFVVNDWHASLVPVLLAAKYRPFGVYKDSRSILVIHNLAHQGVEPASTYPDLGLPPEWYGALEWVFPEWARRHALDKGEAVNFLKGAVVTADRIVTVSKGYSWEVTTAEGGQGLDELLSSRKSVLNGIVNGIDINDWNPATDEHIPYHYSADDLSGKAKCKAALQKELGLPIRPDVPLIGFIGRLDYQKGIDLIKLIMPNLMREDIQFVMLGSGDQELEDWMRSTESNFRDKFRGWVGFSVPVSHRITAGFEPCGLNQLYAMQYGTVPVVHATGGLRDTVENFNPFGDNGEQGTGWAFAPLTTENMLWTLRTAISTYREHKSSWEGLMKRGMSKDFTWDHAAEQYEQIFQWAFIDQPYVR; this comes from the exons ATGGCGACGccggccgtgggcgccgcgTGCCTCCTCCTCGCGCGGGCCGCCGGGGCCCCGGGGCccaggcggggcggcggcggcggcgaccaggcgcgcccgcggcggccccAGCGGGcggtgcgccgccgctgcgtcgcgGAGCTCAGCAGGGagggccccgcgccgcgcccgatGCCGCAGCTGGCGCCACCGCTCGTGCCCGgctccctcgcgccgccgcgcgacGAGCCCGAGCCCGCGCGGGAGCcggcgtcgacgccgccgcccgtgcccgACGGCGGCCTGGGGGACCTCGATCTCGGCCTCGAACTGGAAG AGATTGCTGAAAATTCCATCAACAACACAGTAGTTGTGGAAAGTGAGCAAGACTCTAAGATCATGGTTGGAAAGGAGCAAGAATCTGAGATCATGGTTGGGAAGGAGCAAGCTCGAGCTAAAGTAACACATAGCATTGTCTTTGTAACTGGTGAAGCTTCTCCTTATGCAAAGTCAGGGGGTCTAGGAGATGTTTGTGGTTCACTACCTGTTGCTCTTGCTGCTCGTGGTCACCGTGTGATGGTTGTAATGCCAAGATATTTAAATGGTACCTCTGACAAAAATTACGCGAATGCATTTTACACCAAGAAGCACATTCGGATTCCATGCTTTGGTGGTGATCATGAAGTAACCTTTTTCCATGAGTATAGAGATTCTGTTGATTGG GTGTTTGTTGACCATCCCTCGTATCACAGACCTGGAAATCTGTATGGAGATAAGTTTGGTGCTTATGGTGATAATCAG TTCAGATACACACTCCTTTGCTATGCTGCATGTGAGGCTCCTTTGGTCCTTGAATTGGGAGGGTATATTTACGGACAGAATTGCATGTTTGTTGTGAACGATTGGCATGCCAGCCTTGTGCCAGT CCTTCTTGCTGCAAAATATAGACCATTTGGTGTTTATAAAGACTCCCGCAGCATTCTAGTAATACATAATTTAGCACATCAG GGTGTGGAGCCTGCAAGCACATATCCTGACCTGGGGTTGCCACCTGAATGGTATGGAGCTCTGGAGTGGGTATTCCCTGAATGGGCAAGGAGGCATGCCCTTGACAAGGGTGAGGCGGTTAATTTTTTGAAAGGTGCAGTTGTGACAGCAGATCGAATTGTGACTGTCAGTAAG GGTTATTCATGGGAGGTCACAACTGCTGAAGGTGGACAAGGCCTTGATGAGCTGTTAAGTTCCAGGAAGAGTGTGTTAAACG GAATTGTAAATGGAATTGACATTAATGATTGGAACCCTGCCACGGATGAACATATCCCTTATCATTATTCTGCTGATGATCTATCTGGAAAG GCCAAATGTAAAGCTGCATTGCAGAAGGAGCTGGGTTTACCTATAAGGCCTGATGTTCCTCTG ATTGGCTTCATTGGAAGATTGGATTATCAGAAAGGAATTGATCTCATTAAACTTATCATGCCAAACCTCATGCGGGAAGACATTCAATTT GTCATGCTTGGATCTGGTGACCAAGAGCTTGAAGACTGGATGAGATCTACAGAGTCGAACTTCAGGGATAAATTTCGTGGATGGGTTGGATTTAGTGTTCCGGTTTCCCACCGAATAACTGCAGG GTTCGAACCTTGTGGTCTGAATCAGCTATATGCTATGCAGTATGGTACAGTTCCTGTTGTCCATGCAACTGGGGGGCTTAGA GACACAGTGGAAAACTTCAACCCTTTTGGTGATAATGGAGAGCAGGGTACAGG GTGGGCGTTCGCACCCCTAACAACGGAAAACATGCTGTGG ACATTGCGAACTGCGATTTCTACATATAGAGAACACAAATCTTCCTGGGAGGGACTCATGAAGCGGGGCATGTCAAAAGACTTCACATGGGACCATGCTGCGGAGCAATATGAACAAATCTTCCAGTGGGCCTTTATCGATCAACCTTATGTCCGATAA
- the LOC120702695 gene encoding starch synthase 1, chloroplastic/amyloplastic-like isoform X1 translates to MATPAVGAACLLLARAAGAPGPRRGGGGGDQARPRRPQRAVRRRCVAELSREGPAPRPMPQLAPPLVPGSLAPPRDEPEPAREPASTPPPVPDGGLGDLDLGLELEEIAENSINNTVVVESEQDSKIMVGKEQESEIMVGKEQARAKVTHSIVFVTGEASPYAKSGGLGDVCGSLPVALAARGHRVMVVMPRYLNGTSDKNYANAFYTKKHIRIPCFGGDHEVTFFHEYRDSVDWVFVDHPSYHRPGNLYGDKFGAYGDNQFRYTLLCYAACEAPLVLELGGYIYGQNCMFVVNDWHASLVPVLLAAKYRPFGVYKDSRSILVIHNLAHQGVEPASTYPDLGLPPEWYGALEWVFPEWARRHALDKGEAVNFLKGAVVTADRIVTVSKGYSWEVTTAEGGQGLDELLSSRKSVLNGIVNGIDINDWNPATDEHIPYHYSADDLSGKAKCKAALQKELGLPIRPDVPLIGFIGRLDYQKGIDLIKLIMPNLMREDIQFVMLGSGDQELEDWMRSTESNFRDKFRGWVGFSVPVSHRITAGCDILLMPSRFEPCGLNQLYAMQYGTVPVVHATGGLRDTVENFNPFGDNGEQGTGWAFAPLTTENMLWTLRTAISTYREHKSSWEGLMKRGMSKDFTWDHAAEQYEQIFQWAFIDQPYVR, encoded by the exons ATGGCGACGccggccgtgggcgccgcgTGCCTCCTCCTCGCGCGGGCCGCCGGGGCCCCGGGGCccaggcggggcggcggcggcggcgaccaggcgcgcccgcggcggccccAGCGGGcggtgcgccgccgctgcgtcgcgGAGCTCAGCAGGGagggccccgcgccgcgcccgatGCCGCAGCTGGCGCCACCGCTCGTGCCCGgctccctcgcgccgccgcgcgacGAGCCCGAGCCCGCGCGGGAGCcggcgtcgacgccgccgcccgtgcccgACGGCGGCCTGGGGGACCTCGATCTCGGCCTCGAACTGGAAG AGATTGCTGAAAATTCCATCAACAACACAGTAGTTGTGGAAAGTGAGCAAGACTCTAAGATCATGGTTGGAAAGGAGCAAGAATCTGAGATCATGGTTGGGAAGGAGCAAGCTCGAGCTAAAGTAACACATAGCATTGTCTTTGTAACTGGTGAAGCTTCTCCTTATGCAAAGTCAGGGGGTCTAGGAGATGTTTGTGGTTCACTACCTGTTGCTCTTGCTGCTCGTGGTCACCGTGTGATGGTTGTAATGCCAAGATATTTAAATGGTACCTCTGACAAAAATTACGCGAATGCATTTTACACCAAGAAGCACATTCGGATTCCATGCTTTGGTGGTGATCATGAAGTAACCTTTTTCCATGAGTATAGAGATTCTGTTGATTGG GTGTTTGTTGACCATCCCTCGTATCACAGACCTGGAAATCTGTATGGAGATAAGTTTGGTGCTTATGGTGATAATCAG TTCAGATACACACTCCTTTGCTATGCTGCATGTGAGGCTCCTTTGGTCCTTGAATTGGGAGGGTATATTTACGGACAGAATTGCATGTTTGTTGTGAACGATTGGCATGCCAGCCTTGTGCCAGT CCTTCTTGCTGCAAAATATAGACCATTTGGTGTTTATAAAGACTCCCGCAGCATTCTAGTAATACATAATTTAGCACATCAG GGTGTGGAGCCTGCAAGCACATATCCTGACCTGGGGTTGCCACCTGAATGGTATGGAGCTCTGGAGTGGGTATTCCCTGAATGGGCAAGGAGGCATGCCCTTGACAAGGGTGAGGCGGTTAATTTTTTGAAAGGTGCAGTTGTGACAGCAGATCGAATTGTGACTGTCAGTAAG GGTTATTCATGGGAGGTCACAACTGCTGAAGGTGGACAAGGCCTTGATGAGCTGTTAAGTTCCAGGAAGAGTGTGTTAAACG GAATTGTAAATGGAATTGACATTAATGATTGGAACCCTGCCACGGATGAACATATCCCTTATCATTATTCTGCTGATGATCTATCTGGAAAG GCCAAATGTAAAGCTGCATTGCAGAAGGAGCTGGGTTTACCTATAAGGCCTGATGTTCCTCTG ATTGGCTTCATTGGAAGATTGGATTATCAGAAAGGAATTGATCTCATTAAACTTATCATGCCAAACCTCATGCGGGAAGACATTCAATTT GTCATGCTTGGATCTGGTGACCAAGAGCTTGAAGACTGGATGAGATCTACAGAGTCGAACTTCAGGGATAAATTTCGTGGATGGGTTGGATTTAGTGTTCCGGTTTCCCACCGAATAACTGCAGG CTGCGATATATTGTTAATGCCGTCCAGGTTCGAACCTTGTGGTCTGAATCAGCTATATGCTATGCAGTATGGTACAGTTCCTGTTGTCCATGCAACTGGGGGGCTTAGA GACACAGTGGAAAACTTCAACCCTTTTGGTGATAATGGAGAGCAGGGTACAGG GTGGGCGTTCGCACCCCTAACAACGGAAAACATGCTGTGG ACATTGCGAACTGCGATTTCTACATATAGAGAACACAAATCTTCCTGGGAGGGACTCATGAAGCGGGGCATGTCAAAAGACTTCACATGGGACCATGCTGCGGAGCAATATGAACAAATCTTCCAGTGGGCCTTTATCGATCAACCTTATGTCCGATAA